A stretch of the Desulforamulus ferrireducens genome encodes the following:
- a CDS encoding energy-coupling factor transporter transmembrane component T family protein, giving the protein MARVVEYIHRDSLVHQLNPLSKLAWALGVMVLALTFNHPYYLLGLFFFVGMVGLMGRVLKDLMFVMKGLSIFALILVLLQVIFYQGAYREAITLGLAMGLRMMTVVLSFLIFLSTTQYKDIILVLTEKLKLPYDYVFMFMTSLRFVPTFLNEAIQVGYAQRVRGCPIDSGNPFRKIKAYIAVSLPLVLISLKKAEGLAIAMETRGFGSSNRTYYKEPLVRPVDYLVIFLVVVLIVTAIFLRFKGLGVLDY; this is encoded by the coding sequence ATGGCACGGGTGGTTGAGTATATTCACCGGGATTCCCTGGTGCACCAACTTAATCCCTTAAGCAAATTGGCTTGGGCGTTAGGAGTTATGGTGTTGGCCTTAACCTTTAACCATCCCTATTATTTGTTGGGACTTTTCTTCTTTGTGGGTATGGTTGGTCTAATGGGACGGGTGCTCAAGGACCTGATGTTTGTCATGAAGGGTCTTAGCATCTTTGCCTTAATTTTGGTGCTTTTGCAAGTGATTTTTTACCAGGGTGCCTACAGAGAAGCCATTACTTTAGGTTTAGCCATGGGACTGCGTATGATGACCGTGGTGCTCAGCTTTTTAATATTTCTCAGTACCACCCAGTATAAGGATATTATTTTGGTGCTGACAGAAAAATTAAAGCTGCCTTACGACTATGTCTTTATGTTTATGACTTCCCTGCGTTTTGTGCCCACCTTTCTTAATGAAGCCATACAGGTGGGTTATGCCCAGCGGGTGAGGGGTTGTCCCATCGACAGCGGTAATCCTTTTCGTAAAATAAAGGCTTACATCGCTGTGTCCCTGCCGCTGGTTTTAATCTCCCTAAAAAAGGCAGAGGGATTGGCCATTGCCATGGAGACCAGGGGATTTGGCAGCAGCAACCGCACTTATTATAAAGAACCTCTAGTCAGACCGGTGGATTACCTGGTGATTTTCCTGGTAGTGGTTCTCATAGTAACTGCAATTTTTTTGAGATTTAAGGGCTTAGGAGTTCTTGACTATTAA